In the genome of Bradyrhizobium sp. CB3481, the window CGCCGGGAATTCAGCGAACGAGCCGAAAGGCCGCGGCGTACTGGATCGTCCGCCTGCGCGGACGATGACAGCGAGTGTGTGGTTGCCGAGTGCATCATCCTCACGCCGTATGGGCCTTGTAGGCGGCTTCATCCATCAGGCCGCCGAGTTCGCTTTTGTCTGCGATCTTCAGCTTGAAAAACCAGGCCTTGCCGCCGGCGTCGGAATTGACCAGCGCGGGCTCGGCGGCGAGCGCCTCGTTGACCTCGACCACCTCGCCCGAGATTGGCGCGTAGACGTCGCTAGCGGCCTTCACCGATTCGACGACCGCGGCGGCTTCGGCCTTCTTCAAGCTGCGGCCGACCTTGGGCAGGTCGACGAACACGACGTCGCCGAGCTGCGATTGCGCGTAGTCCGTCACCCCGATGGTGGCGACATCGCCCTCGATGCGGATCCATTCGTGGTCGGAGGTGAACAGCGTCGTCATGAAGTGGTCCTCTGTGAATCAGCGTTTATAGGTGTTGGGAACGAAGGGCATCGGCGCGACTTGCATCGGCAGGCGCTGGCCCCGCACTTCGGCGAATACTTTCGCGCCGCTCGTTGCGAGCGATGTCGGCAGATAGCCCATCGCAACCGGTGCATTGAGGCTCGGCCCGAAGCCGCCGGAGGTGACGCGGCCGATAGCCTCGCTGGAAGTGCCGTCCGCAAACAGCAGCGCGCCCTCGCGCACCGGCGCGCGGCCCTCGGCCCGCAGGCCGACGCGGCGGCGCGCGGCGCCTTTTTCGAACTGGGAAAGGATCTTGTCCGCGCCCGGGAATCCGCCGGCGCGGGCGCCGCCGCTACGGCGGCTTTTCTGCACCGACCACTCCAGCGCGCCCTCGACCGGCGTCGTCGTGCTGTCGATGTCGTGGCCGTAGAGGCAGAGGCCGGCTTCGAGCCGCAGGCTGTCGCGGGCGCCGAGACCGATTGACAGGACATCAGGATTTTGCAGCAGCATCGTCACCAGCGCCTCGGCCTGGGGGCCAGGCACCGAAATCTCAAAGCCGTCCTCGCCGGTATAGCCGGAGCGGGAGACGAAGCAGTCGAAGCCGGCGACCTTGCGCGGGCCGGCATCCATGAATTTCATCGCGGTGACGTCGGCGCCAAGCCTTGCCAGTGCCGATTCGGCCTTTGGTCCCTGCAG includes:
- the gcvH gene encoding glycine cleavage system protein GcvH is translated as MTTLFTSDHEWIRIEGDVATIGVTDYAQSQLGDVVFVDLPKVGRSLKKAEAAAVVESVKAASDVYAPISGEVVEVNEALAAEPALVNSDAGGKAWFFKLKIADKSELGGLMDEAAYKAHTA
- the gcvT gene encoding glycine cleavage system aminomethyltransferase GcvT — translated: MLARDASPLKRTPLHALHVARGGKMVPFAGYEMPVQFAPGVLKEHLHTRSAAGLFDVSHMGQLALRAKSGRVEDAAQALERLVPQDIVAVAPGRQRYAQFTNDDGGLLDDLMVANFGDHLFLVVNAACKKEDEAHLRAHLSESCIIDSLGDRALVALQGPKAESALARLGADVTAMKFMDAGPRKVAGFDCFVSRSGYTGEDGFEISVPGPQAEALVTMLLQNPDVLSIGLGARDSLRLEAGLCLYGHDIDSTTTPVEGALEWSVQKSRRSGGARAGGFPGADKILSQFEKGAARRRVGLRAEGRAPVREGALLFADGTSSEAIGRVTSGGFGPSLNAPVAMGYLPTSLATSGAKVFAEVRGQRLPMQVAPMPFVPNTYKR